The Gymnogyps californianus isolate 813 chromosome Z, ASM1813914v2, whole genome shotgun sequence genome has a window encoding:
- the LOC127027200 gene encoding granzyme A-like has product MGAFLTLSTSAAVILLAIHGGLCVDIIGGNEVAPHSRPFMALINGANGKSICGGALIKENWVLTAAHCNVEGGKVILGAHSQKAREREKQVFQIAKQIRYPCYCSSCKENDIMLLQLQKRARLNKAVQLIPLPTSDDDPKPGTICTVAGWGQTHNRLRKSSDTLREVNITVISRQICNDNNHYKNNPVITDNMICAGAKNGGKDSCSGDSGGPLRCNNVMRGITSFGKANKCGSVDGPGVYTRLTKQYLQWIRKTIGGA; this is encoded by the exons ATGGGAGCTTTCCTCACTTTgtccacctctgctgctgtcattCTCCTGGCAATTCATGGAG gtttgtGTGTGGATATCATTGGAGGAAATGAAGTAGCACCACACTCGAGACCATTTATGGCCCTAATCAACGGAGCAAATGGAAAATCTATTTGTGGAGGAGCTTTGATCAAGGAAAACTGGGTGTTAACAGCTGCCCACTGTAATGT GGAAGGAGGCAAAGTTATTCTTGGAGCTCATTcgcagaaagcaagagaaagagaaaaacaggtttttcaGATTGCAAAACAAATTCGCTACCCATGCTACTGTTCCAGCTGTAAGGAAAACGACATTATGTTGCTGCAG CTTCAGAAAAGAGCTAGACTTAATAAAGCTGTGCAACTCATTCCCCTGCCTACCTCAGATGATGATCCCAAACCAGGAACAATTTGCACAGTAGCAGGATGGGGACAAACTCACAATCGTCTGAGAAAGTCTTCTGATACCCTGAGGGAGGTCAATATCACTGTCATCAGTAGACAAATCTGCAACGACAACAATCATTATAAAAACAACCCTGTTATAACAGACAACATGATATGTGCAGGGGCTAAGAATGGCGGAAAGGACTCATGTTCT ggGGATTCTGGCGGACCTTTAAGATGCAATAATGTGATGAGAGGCATCACTTCTTTCGGGAAGGCAAACAAGTGTGGTAGTGTTGATGGCCCTGGTGTCTACACTCGACTCACAAAACAATATCTTCAGTGGATAAGGAAAACCATAGGGGGAGCCTAA